Proteins encoded in a region of the Drosophila busckii strain San Diego stock center, stock number 13000-0081.31 chromosome 2L, ASM1175060v1, whole genome shotgun sequence genome:
- the LOC108607624 gene encoding splicing factor 3B subunit 2 isoform X1 yields MDDQISANQAAALLFEQQQALDNDAGDADDDTQESAETQNSSEDLVLPKALEDVLALKDQRVAEFDTDVYSAGVGADGTSHDGDFGDVGDDSDDEADNHINGNSIGKQGKQSKADKNKKKKYRKKQNKKLRQQQEYERQLQLARRNEQDPEPEEDAKPDDASDQEHTAGKEKSSQRETRSRKKKDKEEKERSKERKKSETNDEDVTIEYVPEKITIADLAPMYRQFYRVFEIFKLENKPKLLEKDKAALDAEALAKVKKSSDKLHDEDDDDNDDDEDNKDDKEKLSKRKLKKLTRLSVAELKQLVSRPDVVEMHDVTARDPKLLVQLKAYRNTVQVPRHWCFKRKYLQGKRGIEKPPFDLPAFIKKTGIMEMRESLQEREDAKTLKAKMRERVRPKMGKIDIDYQKLHDAFFKWQTKPRMTIHGDLYYEGKEFETRLKEKKPGDLSEELRIALGMPVGPNSHKIPPPWLIAQQRYGPPPSYPNLKIPGLNAPIPEGTSFGYHAGGWGKPPVDETGKPLYGDVFGMNALDLDNAIDEADIERNQWGELESESEESSEEEEEDGEDLGNQQDETGLVTPVEGLVTPSGLTSVPAGMETPENIELRKKKIEAEMEDNETPVLYQVLPEKRTDRIGASMMGSTHVYDIGNAGTGASKPAPVRPTTDREGIVELALDPSELDMDNDAMAQRYEQQMREQQNHLQKEDLSDMLAEHVARQKSKRKRQQTDPAKTTKKYKEFKF; encoded by the exons atggATGACCAAATAAGCGCCAAT caGGCTGCAGCTCTACttttcgagcagcagcaggcgctcGATAATGATGCCGGCGACGCTGATGATGATACCCAGGAGAGCGCCGAAACCCAGAACAGCTCTGAAGATCTTGTATTGCCAAAGGCATTGGAGGATGTGCTTGCACTTAAAGATCAGCGTGTGGCTGAATTTGATACGGATGTTTATAGTGCGGGAGTTGGAGCGGACGGCACCTCGCATGACGGCGACTTTGGAGACGTCGGAGATGACAGTGATGATGAAGCGGATAATCACATAAATGGCAACAGCATCGGAAAGCAGGGTAAACAGAGCAAAgcagataaaaacaaaaagaagaagtaccgcaagaaacaaaataaaaagttgagacagcagcaggagtACGAGAGACAACTGCAATTGGCACGCCGCAACGAACAAGATCCAGAGCCAGAAGAAGATGCCAAGCCGGATGATGCAAGCGATCAAGAGCATACTGCCGGTAAAGAGAAGAGCTCACAGCGAGAGACCCGTAGTCGTAAGAAAAAGGACAAGGAAGAGAAGGAAAGGTCCAAGGAACGAAAGAAGTCTGAGACAAATGATGAAGATGTAACCATTGA atACGTACCGGAAAAGATAACCATTGCTGACTTGGCGCCCATGTACCGCCAGTTCTATCGCGTTTTTGAGATTTTTAAGTTAGAAAACAAACCGAAGTTACTGGAGAAAGATAAAGCAGCGCTAGATGCTGAAGCTTTGGCCAAGGTAAAAAAGTCGTCAGATAAACTTCATGACGAAGACGATGacgataatgatgatgatgaggataATAAGGACGATAAGGAAAAGTTATCTAAGCGTAAATTAAAGAAACTCACACGTCTAAGTGTGGCAGAGTTGAAGCAGCTAGTGTCCCGACCAGATGTAGTGGAAATGCATGATGTGACTGCACGGGATCCCAAGCTACTTGTGCAACTGAAGGCCTATCGAAACACAGTGCAGGTGCCGCGCCATTGGTGCTtcaagcgcaaatatttgcagggCAAGCGTGGCATTGAAAAACCGCCCTTCGACCTGCCcgcttttattaaaaagacCGGCATTATGGAGATGCGTGAATCATTGCAGGAGCGAGAGGATGCCAAGACACTCAAGGCAAAGATGCGTGAGCGTGTGCGCCCCAAAATGGGAAAAATTGATATTGATTATCAGAAGCTGCACGATGCTTTCTTTAAGTGGCAAACTAAGCCGCGCATGACCATCCACGGCGATCTCTACTATGAAGGCAAAGAGTTTGAGACGCGGCTCAAGGAGAAAAAGCCCGGTGATCTATCGGAAGAGCTGAGAATTGCGCTGGGCATGCCTGTGGGTCCCAACTCACACAAGATACCACCACCTTGGCTGATTGCCCAACAGCGTTATGGACCGCCGCCATCGTATCCCAATCTAAAGATACCCGGCCTGAATGCACCGATTCCTGAAGGCACCTCTTTTGGCTACCATGCAGGCGGCTGGGGTAAGCCTCCAGTGGACGAGACTGGCAAACCTTTGTATGGCGATGTATTTGGCATGAATGCACTGGATTTGGAT AATGCCATTGATGAGGCGGACATTGAGCGCAACCAGTGGGGCGAGTTGGAATCTGAATCCGAAGAGTCTTcggaggaggaggaagaggaCGGTGAGGATCTGGGTAATCAGCAAGATGAGACTGGTTTAGTTACACCCGTAGAAGGATTGGTAACACCTTCGGGTCTGACCAGCGTGCCAGCCGGCATGGAAACACCCGAGAATATTGAGCTCCGCAAGAAAAAGATCGAAGCTGAAATGGAGGA CAATGAAACCCCTGTGCTGTACCAGGTGCTACCAGAGAAACGCACTGACCGCATAGGTGCCTCCATGATGGGATCTACGCATGTGTACGACATTGGTAACGCTGGCACGGGGGCAAGCAAGCCGGCACCAGTACGTCCAACCACTGATCGCGAGGGCATTGTGGAGTTGGCTTTGGATCCCAGCGAGCTTGACATGGACAATGATGCTATGGCACAACGATATGAGCAACAAATGCGCGAGCAGCAGAATCATCTGCAAAAGGAAGATCTGTCTGACATGTTGGCAGAACATGTTGCGCGCCAGAAATCTAAACGCAAGCGACAGCAAACTG
- the LOC108607624 gene encoding splicing factor 3B subunit 2 isoform X2, which translates to MDDQISANAAALLFEQQQALDNDAGDADDDTQESAETQNSSEDLVLPKALEDVLALKDQRVAEFDTDVYSAGVGADGTSHDGDFGDVGDDSDDEADNHINGNSIGKQGKQSKADKNKKKKYRKKQNKKLRQQQEYERQLQLARRNEQDPEPEEDAKPDDASDQEHTAGKEKSSQRETRSRKKKDKEEKERSKERKKSETNDEDVTIEYVPEKITIADLAPMYRQFYRVFEIFKLENKPKLLEKDKAALDAEALAKVKKSSDKLHDEDDDDNDDDEDNKDDKEKLSKRKLKKLTRLSVAELKQLVSRPDVVEMHDVTARDPKLLVQLKAYRNTVQVPRHWCFKRKYLQGKRGIEKPPFDLPAFIKKTGIMEMRESLQEREDAKTLKAKMRERVRPKMGKIDIDYQKLHDAFFKWQTKPRMTIHGDLYYEGKEFETRLKEKKPGDLSEELRIALGMPVGPNSHKIPPPWLIAQQRYGPPPSYPNLKIPGLNAPIPEGTSFGYHAGGWGKPPVDETGKPLYGDVFGMNALDLDNAIDEADIERNQWGELESESEESSEEEEEDGEDLGNQQDETGLVTPVEGLVTPSGLTSVPAGMETPENIELRKKKIEAEMEDNETPVLYQVLPEKRTDRIGASMMGSTHVYDIGNAGTGASKPAPVRPTTDREGIVELALDPSELDMDNDAMAQRYEQQMREQQNHLQKEDLSDMLAEHVARQKSKRKRQQTDPAKTTKKYKEFKF; encoded by the exons atggATGACCAAATAAGCGCCAAT GCTGCAGCTCTACttttcgagcagcagcaggcgctcGATAATGATGCCGGCGACGCTGATGATGATACCCAGGAGAGCGCCGAAACCCAGAACAGCTCTGAAGATCTTGTATTGCCAAAGGCATTGGAGGATGTGCTTGCACTTAAAGATCAGCGTGTGGCTGAATTTGATACGGATGTTTATAGTGCGGGAGTTGGAGCGGACGGCACCTCGCATGACGGCGACTTTGGAGACGTCGGAGATGACAGTGATGATGAAGCGGATAATCACATAAATGGCAACAGCATCGGAAAGCAGGGTAAACAGAGCAAAgcagataaaaacaaaaagaagaagtaccgcaagaaacaaaataaaaagttgagacagcagcaggagtACGAGAGACAACTGCAATTGGCACGCCGCAACGAACAAGATCCAGAGCCAGAAGAAGATGCCAAGCCGGATGATGCAAGCGATCAAGAGCATACTGCCGGTAAAGAGAAGAGCTCACAGCGAGAGACCCGTAGTCGTAAGAAAAAGGACAAGGAAGAGAAGGAAAGGTCCAAGGAACGAAAGAAGTCTGAGACAAATGATGAAGATGTAACCATTGA atACGTACCGGAAAAGATAACCATTGCTGACTTGGCGCCCATGTACCGCCAGTTCTATCGCGTTTTTGAGATTTTTAAGTTAGAAAACAAACCGAAGTTACTGGAGAAAGATAAAGCAGCGCTAGATGCTGAAGCTTTGGCCAAGGTAAAAAAGTCGTCAGATAAACTTCATGACGAAGACGATGacgataatgatgatgatgaggataATAAGGACGATAAGGAAAAGTTATCTAAGCGTAAATTAAAGAAACTCACACGTCTAAGTGTGGCAGAGTTGAAGCAGCTAGTGTCCCGACCAGATGTAGTGGAAATGCATGATGTGACTGCACGGGATCCCAAGCTACTTGTGCAACTGAAGGCCTATCGAAACACAGTGCAGGTGCCGCGCCATTGGTGCTtcaagcgcaaatatttgcagggCAAGCGTGGCATTGAAAAACCGCCCTTCGACCTGCCcgcttttattaaaaagacCGGCATTATGGAGATGCGTGAATCATTGCAGGAGCGAGAGGATGCCAAGACACTCAAGGCAAAGATGCGTGAGCGTGTGCGCCCCAAAATGGGAAAAATTGATATTGATTATCAGAAGCTGCACGATGCTTTCTTTAAGTGGCAAACTAAGCCGCGCATGACCATCCACGGCGATCTCTACTATGAAGGCAAAGAGTTTGAGACGCGGCTCAAGGAGAAAAAGCCCGGTGATCTATCGGAAGAGCTGAGAATTGCGCTGGGCATGCCTGTGGGTCCCAACTCACACAAGATACCACCACCTTGGCTGATTGCCCAACAGCGTTATGGACCGCCGCCATCGTATCCCAATCTAAAGATACCCGGCCTGAATGCACCGATTCCTGAAGGCACCTCTTTTGGCTACCATGCAGGCGGCTGGGGTAAGCCTCCAGTGGACGAGACTGGCAAACCTTTGTATGGCGATGTATTTGGCATGAATGCACTGGATTTGGAT AATGCCATTGATGAGGCGGACATTGAGCGCAACCAGTGGGGCGAGTTGGAATCTGAATCCGAAGAGTCTTcggaggaggaggaagaggaCGGTGAGGATCTGGGTAATCAGCAAGATGAGACTGGTTTAGTTACACCCGTAGAAGGATTGGTAACACCTTCGGGTCTGACCAGCGTGCCAGCCGGCATGGAAACACCCGAGAATATTGAGCTCCGCAAGAAAAAGATCGAAGCTGAAATGGAGGA CAATGAAACCCCTGTGCTGTACCAGGTGCTACCAGAGAAACGCACTGACCGCATAGGTGCCTCCATGATGGGATCTACGCATGTGTACGACATTGGTAACGCTGGCACGGGGGCAAGCAAGCCGGCACCAGTACGTCCAACCACTGATCGCGAGGGCATTGTGGAGTTGGCTTTGGATCCCAGCGAGCTTGACATGGACAATGATGCTATGGCACAACGATATGAGCAACAAATGCGCGAGCAGCAGAATCATCTGCAAAAGGAAGATCTGTCTGACATGTTGGCAGAACATGTTGCGCGCCAGAAATCTAAACGCAAGCGACAGCAAACTG